A window of Salmo trutta chromosome 17, fSalTru1.1, whole genome shotgun sequence genomic DNA:
cgtttgtacttacacttgtatgtttaCTTCTCCATTGATATTGTTTTAAGTTTTTGCAGACTTTTCTTAGGGGATGTACAATCATCGCAAAGGCCCGGGAGtaaacataattgtacactcgcaaagccGACTGAAAGCGAGGaccttacgttgcaaacttcccttgcttagCTAATCATTTAGACCACCCGCCAAGATGGCgatggggattcccccaagggcataaggcgagggtaagtggacgagggtgtgtcttaagtgtttggaccgAAGCCCAGGACTCCATAGTCTCCGACTAAGGCAAATGTAAGCCACGTTCATGAAAGCTACTTAATGTCATAGTTTAACTAGTACAGtcttgagaatgacacaaatattaattttcacaaagtctgctgccttagtttgtatgatggcaatttgcatatactccggaatgttatgaagagtgatccgatgaattgcaattaattgcaaagtccctatttgccatgcaaattaactcaatccccaaaaaacatttccactgcatttcagccttgccacaaaaggaccagctgacatcatgtcagtgattctctcgttaacacaggtgtgagtgttgacgaggacaaggctggagatcactctgtcatgctgattgagtttgaataacagactggaagcttcaaaaggtgggtggtgcttggaattattgttcttcctctgtcaaccatggttacctgcaaggaaacacgtgccgtcatcattgctttgcacaaaatgggcttcacaggcaaagatattgctgccagtaagattgcacctaaatgaACCATTTATCGgaccatcaagaacttcaaggagagcggttcaattgttgtgaagaaggctttcagggcgcccaagaaagtccagcaagcgccaggactgtctcctaaagttgattcagctgcgggatcggggcaccaccagtacagagcttgctcaggaatcgcagcaggcaggtgtgagtgcatctgcacgcacagtgaggcgaagacttttggaggatggcctggtgtcaagaaaggcagcaaagaagccatttctctccaggaaaaacatcagggacagactgatattctgcaaaagacTGCttaggactggggtaaagtcattttctctgatgaatcccctttccggttgtttggggcatctgggggaaaaagcttgtccggagaagcgctaccatcagtcctgtgttatgtcaacagtaaagcatcctgagaccattcatgtgtggggttgcttctcagccaaggaagtgggctcactcacaatttttcctaagaacacagccatgaataaagaatggtaccaacacatcctccgagagcaacttctcccaaccatccaggaacagtttggtgatgaacaatgccttttccagcatgatggagcaccttgccataaggcaaaagtgataactaagtggctcggggaacaaaacatcgatattttgggtccatggccaggaaactccccagaccttaatcccattgagaacttgtggtcaatcctcaagaggtgggtggacacacaaaaacccacaaattctgacaaactccaagcattgattatgcaagaatgggctgccatcagtcaggatgtggcccagaagttaattgacagcatgccagggcggattgcagaggtctttaaAAGAAGTggcaacactgcaaatattgactctttgcatcaacttcatgtaattgtcaataaaagcctttgacacctatgaaatgcttgtaattatacttcagtattccatagtaacatctgacaaaaatatctaaagacactgagacaacagactttgtgaaaattaatatttgtgtcattctcaaaacttttggccacgactgtacacattAAGTCCTACTCCTGGCTTAATCTAAGCCCTGTCTGTGAAacccattataaccagcatgtccagagatacaacctctcttatcatcacttagtgcctgggcttacctccgctgtacccgcaccccaccatacccctgtctgcacattatgccctgaatctattctaccacacccagaaatctgctccttttattctttgtccccaacgctctaggcgaccagttttgatagccttaagccgtaccctcatcctactcctcctctgttcctcgggtgatgtggaggtaaacccaggccctgcgtgtccccaggcaccctcatttgttgacttctgtaatcgtcCCCCATCTAGCCtaagagttcgttctgttaggtgacctaaactgggatatgcttaacaccctggcagtcctacaatctaagctagatgtcctcaatctcacacaaatcatcaaggaacccaccaggtagaaccctaaatccgtaaacatgggcatcctcatagacattatcctgaccaacttgccctccaaatacacctccactgttttcaatcaggatctcagcgatcactgcctcattgcctgtatccgctatgggtctgcggtcaaacgaccacccctcatcactgtcaaacgctccctaaaacacttctgctcGCAGGCCTTTCTTattgacctggcccaggtatcctggaaggatattgacctcatcccgtcagttgaggatgcctggtcattctttaaaagtaatttcctcaccatcttagataagcatgccctgttcaaaaaatgcagaactaagaacagatatagcccttggttcactccagacctgactgcccttgactagcacaaaaacatcctgtggcggactgcaatagcatcgaaaagtccccgcgatatgcaactgttcagggaagtcaggaaccaatacacgcagacagtcaggaaagcaaaggctagctttttcaagcagaaatttgcatcctgtatttctaactccaaaaagttttgggacactgtaaagtccatggagaacaagagcacctcctcccagctgcttactgcactgaggctaggtaacacgatcaccactgataaatccatgataatcgaacatttcaataagcatttctcaacggctggccatgccttcctcctggctactccaaccccggccaacagctccgcccctccccgcagctactcgcccaagcctccccagcttctccttcacccaaatccagattgcagatgttctgaaagagctgcaaaacctggacccgtacaaatcagctgggctagacaatctggaccctctctttctaaaactatccgccgccattgttgcaacccgtattaccagcctgttcaacctctctttcgtatcgtcgagatccctaaagattggaaaactgccgcggtcatccccctcttcaaagggggtgacaccctagacccaaactgttacagacctatttccatcctgccctgcctatctaaagtcttcgaaagccaagttaataaacggatcactgaccatttagaatcccaccgtaccttctccgctgtgcaatccggtttccgagctggtcacgggtgcacctcagccacgctcaaggttctaaacgatatcataaccgccatcgataaaagacagtactgtgcagccgtcttcatcgacctggccaaggctttcgactctgtcaatcaccgtattcttatcggcagactcaatagccttggtttttctaatgactgcctcgcctggttcaccaactactttgcagacagagttcagtgtgtcaaatcggagggcatgttgtccggacctctggcagtctctatgggggtaccacagggttcaattctcaggccgactcttttctctgtatatatcaatgatgtcgctcttgctgcgggcgattccctgatccacctctacgcagacaacaccattctgtatacatctggcccttccttggacactgtgctaacaaacctccaaacgagcttcaatgccatacaacactccttctgtggcctccaactgttcttaaacgctagtaaaaccaaatgcatgcttttcaactgttcgctgcccgcaccagcccgcccgactagcatcaccaccctggatggttccgacctagaatatgtggacaactataaatacctaggtgtctggctagactgtaaactctccttccagactcatattaaacatctccaatccaaaatcaaatctagaatcggctttctatttcacaacaaagcctccttcactccctctGCCAAACTTACCcaagtaaaactgactatcctaccaatcctcgacttcggcgatgtcatctacaaaatagcttccattactctactcagcaaactggatgcagtctatcacagtgccatccgttttgttaccaaatcaccttataccgcccaccactgcgacctgtatgctctagtctgctggccctcgctacatattcgccgccagacccactggctccaggtcatctataagtctatgctaggtaaagctccgccttatctcagttcactggtcacgataacaatacccacccgtagcacacgttccagcaggtatatctcactgatcatccccaaagccaacacctcctttggccgcctttccttccagttctctgctgccagtgtctggaacgaattgcaaaaatcgctgaagttggagacttttatttccctcaccaactataaacatcagctacctgagctgctaaccaatcgctgcagctgtacatagtccatctgtaaattgcacacccaatctacctacctcatccccatactgtttttatttaatttacttttttgctcttttgcacaccagtatttctacttgcacatcatcatatgctcatttatcactccagtgttaatctgctaaattgtaattattcgctcctatggcctatttattgcctacctcctcatgccttttgcacacactgtatatagactttcttttttttctactgtcattgacttgtttattgtgttattggcttggtaattgtttactccatgtgtaactctgtgttgttgtctgtgtcacactgctttgctttatcttggccaggttgcagttgtaaatgagaacttgttctcaacttgcctacctggttaaataaaggtgaaataaaaaatgtataaataaaaacaggctcTTGGTGAACTGAACTGGCTAGGAAACTGAAAACTACATCTCCCATGTTGGAATCACAATTACAGGAAGTCACGTGATCGAATGATCTCGTTTCAAGGGCAACTTGTTGAAGTGGTTGCAAGAGCTACACGTGTTGTTAGGTAGCTACAGTTGAATTTCTTTAAATTAATGTTAGCTATTACAATTAGTTATGGACGGATTTGGGTCCGACTTTTCATCGGGTGCTGGGTCCGGTAAAATGGACACCGGGACAATCATGGAGCAAGTGAAGGTCCAGATTGCGGTGGCTAATGCGCAAGAGCTCTTGCAGGTAATTTGCTAAACTAGCTAACTAGGATGGTCAACTACATTCATTGTATACAGGTAAAGTTAGACACTCGACAGCTAGCTGACTGGTTAACTAATTGTTGAGTAGCAAGTTGAAAAAGCTAAGTTAGTAAGCTACGAATACAATAGGCCTTATAGCTacaagctggctaacgttagttagctaactagcttccTTAGCCTGTCAATGAATGAATGCATGCTGTTTGTTAGCAAGCCATGTAAATATTTTATTGCATGCATATAGTTAACTACAAAAGGCATATTTGGTCTGTAGACGAGGCCTACTATCAATGTAACGTTAGTTAAATTGCCTGTCAGGTCGTGGAGCCTGATGTGAGTGATGGTGGGTTAAATCGTATCTTTCTCCTTTGTTGTAGAGGATGACAGACAAATGCTTCAAGAAATGCATAGGCAAACCAGGAGGCACGTTGGATAACTCTGAACAGGTATGTCAGTGTAT
This region includes:
- the LOC115151773 gene encoding mitochondrial import inner membrane translocase subunit Tim13, whose translation is MDGFGSDFSSGAGSGKMDTGTIMEQVKVQIAVANAQELLQRMTDKCFKKCIGKPGGTLDNSEQKCIAMCMDRYMDAWNTVSRAYNSRLQRERARI